Genomic window (Eubalaena glacialis isolate mEubGla1 chromosome 6, mEubGla1.1.hap2.+ XY, whole genome shotgun sequence):
tttttttaaataatctaactaccaattttttttttaattttttaaattaaaataaatttttttttggccatgctgcgcagcaggtgggatcttagttccccgaccagggatcaaacccgggccctggtatatatctgaatatatataggTACCTgaatatatatacagatacacaGTCATAAATCTACAATACAATTATCATGCTACCACTAATTCCTTTACAGCATCAAATGAAATCAAATTCAgaattttgaatttaattataACATGGAGCCTAAAGCTTCAGTTCCTGACAACTAAGTTTTGTGACTTTAGGGATCATGGGATCACCTGAGTTTTCAtcccaaaaggaaaagaatcagtCCCCACTGAatgggaaatgaaaacaaagacactTAATGATGCAATCCCACGGGCCCTGTGTGGTTACTCCGCTCACTGACTACTGATTAGGGCCTGCAATGGCCTGAATGCGTGTGTCCCTCCCAAACTcctgtgttgaaatcctaatgctcCATGTGATGGCCTTTGgggggtgatgaggtcatgagggtggagtcctcatgaatgggatcagtggCCTTATAAATGAGGCTCCGGAGATCCCCAGCCCCTCCCGCCATGTGAAGTGCAGACATCTCTGAGCAAGAAAgcccatctatgaaccaggacaATGGCCCTCCACAGAAGGCCTTGGTGCCATGATCCTGGGCTTCcaacctccagagctgtgagaaataagtgttgtttataagccactcagtctgtggtgctgttacagcagcctgaacacaCTAAGACAGGGCTGGATATTCACACTCATACCCACATGCACACTGCCCGCCAGTGCACAGGCATGCATGTCAGAGCGTGACGGACCATGACGCACTCATGTTTGCACCCCTTGGCTTTGTGTCTGTTTCCAGAGCTTTAGAGAGCTCCTTGCCAGTGCCCCATCAAAGCCACACGCTGTTCAAATCAGACTCAGAAGTGACTGCCACCGGTGAGGGGCTGGTTGAGTGCCCTCTTGGCGGGTGGCCTGGGACCCCACATCTGCTGTCCTGGCGTAATCGCTAATAGCACCCCATACTCTCTGAACATGTCCCAGTTTGGACGACTCACGACACGGTCACCTCCCTTTGGGCCTCCCCTGGCGTGGGCTGATCCCTGCCCTGGCCCTTGAAGCCCTGATTGGGAAGTGAGACCCCTGCACTTCCCTGCTGGTCAGTGTGGTCCAGCCTCCCCAAGACAAGGAAATTGGAATAAAGCATCCGTGGGGATTATTTGGGTGACGTGTGGAAGCATGGGAAGGGATTCAACAAGCACGGGGTGATTGATTATAGCCCGAGATTCATAGGGACCAACAATCACATGCGCACAGTGAGGACAAAGGCAGGGGCCCGAGACGGGGGAGGAGTCGCAGCCTGCACAGCAGGAGGGCCAGGGTCCCAGGCGGGGGGACAGTGGGCACTGGGCACTGGGCAGAGTTCATCCAGTTCACCAGGGGAGGGtcagggtggggaaggagagggtctCTTTTCAAGACGACTGTCGAGATCTTTAGCTGtgtccttccctccctgcccctcacccaaGAAAGTACAAGTTAAAATAGACCCTCAGAGCCAGGTGTCCCTTGGGGCGACCATAACaaggtaccacaaactgggtggtttaaaccaCAGAAATCCCTTCtcccacagtctggaggctggaagtgtcAGCGGGCTGGGCTCCCTCTGAGGGCTCTCCCCCATCTCCAGGCTCCTCGGGTCTGCCCGCGTTCCTTGGATCTTAGCGGCATCTCCCAGTCTGTCTCGGTCCCCGTAGTCAAGGGCATCTCCTTGCCTGTCCATGTTCACATCGTCTcctttctgtgtgtctgtctctgcatctcttcccctcttataaggacaccggtcAGATTGGACCAGGGACCCACCCTACTCCAGCCTGACCTCGTCTTAACTGAAACACTTACATCTGCAACAACTCTGTTCCAAATAAAGCCACGCTCTGAGTTTCCAGGAAGGACGTGAATCTGGGGAGGACACTCTTGTACCCAGCACACCTGCAAGTCAGTCAGTGACAGTGGCTTGATTCACAGGGAAGAAGAGCGCGGTGGCTTATCCAACTTGGCTGGCAGGAGGATGGGGCTCCCCGGggtctcctgctgctgctgggctTTCGTCCTGCCCCGCCTGTACCGGGGGCTCTCAGGGACCACCTCTGTCTTCCATGGCTGTCCTCCTGGGACACAGCGCAGGGCCAGGGGCTGGCGTTCGTCACGCTCAAGTGGAGGCACACCCAGGTGCCACCTCAGTGCCTGCCAGGCCTCAGCTTCCTGCTGGAGCCCGTCCAGCTGCAGAGAAAGGCCATCTGGGTCCAAAAGGCAGGGCTGTCCACGAGGGGCCTGATGCCCCCTGGCCGGACACATCCGCTTCCGGCTCTCAGCTCTATTTCTGACTTATCTCTGTTCCTTTGGGTTCCCTGGTCATCAGCTGACTTGTTCTTGGGAACCTTTCCTTGGTCTCACAGCACCTGGGGCTGACGCAATAGCTCCAAACCCAAAAGAGCCCTGGACGTAGAGGTCACTGTGGCAGCATCACCGGATATATACCTTGAGCTGGACGCCGCTTTCCCTGAAACCCGCAGTGGCTGTCACATGCCCCTGTATGTGGTATGATGGGTGCTGGCCCAGGACTGGGGGCAAGAGATCCAGGGTCCATGAGGGGCGTACTCGGGCCCATAACCTCTGTCTCAACTCAGGACCCGCTGTTCTCTACCCCTCCCCCACAGCTGGTGCGCGATACATGTGCACGACTCTAAGTGCCCTGTTTGTCCTCAGTGTAAACCAGGAGCCTGCCTGAATCGGTCCGTGGTTGCGTCCCCAAAGCATCCACACTCAGGTCTGGCTCCCCAGGAAGGGGCCGGCTGGAGGGAACTCTGTACAGAACACAGAGGGCAGGGCCACACCCAAGGCAGCTGCAGAGCGATGCGACAGCTGGTCAGCAGGAAGCTCCCTGGGGAGGTCTGTGGCCCCAGGGCTACCCTAGGTGTGTCGATCAATGTGACTTTGTACCTTCTATCTCTGTGTGGCTCTCTGCCGGCTTGAGTAACCAAGAGGGACAATATTAGAAAGCTGAGAGGTGACATGGAGTATATAGCCCTGACTGTATTTTCTGTGAGGTGGTGAGTTCATAGTgactgcctggaacactcttctgACCTTCACCCATCTgtgaactcctactcatccctcAAGACCCAGTGCAGATTTCACCCCGGATGAGAAGCCTGCTGGGTAGCATTCTGCCAGGTCTTGTGGCATCATACCACAGTTCACACTTCAAGGCTGGTTCGCCCTCACAGGGCTGTGGGCTCTGAGGGCAGGACTCTGACTGGTGTCCTCAGGGCCCAACATTACAGGACAAGTACCAGGCCTGTGATCACACTCGGTCCGTGCTTGTTGTATACATGCCAGGGGCCATGCATCCTGCAGGTGGGATGTTGCAACCCCAGCACTTGGGGCCAGACAGCCTGCTTCTTGGCCCTCGCCTTCCCTGGGCACCAGCGTACAaagcccagggagggagggatgcaggGCAGGCTCCCAGGACGGCCCAGGCAGCTCTTCACCCTGGTCTCTGGGACCACTGGGCAAGCCATCTGTCAAGGCTGGGCCAAGACAGGTGACCCTGGGGCCTGCTGCTCTGGCACTGGTGTTACTTCATTCCCGGAACTTGAACTCCCCCGGGGGAACGCGGATGGCTATGGGCCTGTGCGCTCTGGAGGGCAGGATGGGCTCTCTGCCCCCATCTTCTGCCCCTGGTGGACAGCCCAGGGTCCCCAGAACAGAACAAAGAGAACACACACGGCTGAACTTCCCCCAGCAACATGTGCTCAGTTCTCGAGGCTCCGAGGCCGGCCTCACCCCCTTCCCTCTAAGAAACCTGTGCTCCGTCCCCCCCGCCCTGCTTCCCACAGCTGCCGCTTCTATCAAGACCTGGAGTCTGCGAGACTGGACCCTCTGCCGCTGTAGCTGCTGCACCGCAGCTGGCAGGTGATCAAGTGTGACCCCAGCACCTGGTTCGGGCTCACCAGCTCAGGCAAACCTGCAGATGAGGCTCTGTGTGACAGGCAAGGAAGCTGAGGCACCGGCGGGAAGTGAAGTGTCCAAGATCATGCAGCCCCAGACTTGGGACCAGGTCTCACGGCTTCATCATTGTAACGATGACCCCTGTCTCCCTGTGAGGGAGTCTTTCAGGATGGGGATCTGCTCCCTTGTTATTCCTTCCTCAGCCCCAAGCCCCAGGCTCCTGCAGCGGGGGCTCCATCCACATTCACCGAGTGAAACTGAAGCGGAGCATCAGGCGGTGGCTTGCGCTGGCTTCCGGGAGAACTCAGTGGTCTCCCAGTCACCTGCCAGGGCAGGCAGGGCCCAGGGTCCATGCCGGTCCGGCCCTCCAGGCGATTCCAAGGGCAGCCAGGTGGGCTCCCTGCCAGGGCAGCCTTCAAATAACTGTCCCTTCTAAGCCCGTTTCTGGGGGTCTGTGCTTTCCTGAAACCTGGTCCAAccccagcctggcctggcctgggggtactatgggggtgggagggcaggggctgtggcaGCAGTCTGGCCAGAAAAGGCTCCCAGGAATTTCCCCTACGATGACGTAACAATCATGCCATCTGTTAGCTGGGGTGACTCTCTCCCTCTGGGAACAGAGCAAGTGGCGTGAAAACGATGCAGAACCTGCTCTGTCTCCAAGCCTTAGAGCAGGGAGCAAACCAGATGCGGGTGTCACCGCATGTGGAGTCCCCCAGGGCTCACTGGGTagcagggctgggccaggggaGTCACGAGGTGGGCCAGAGTTCCCCGTTCCCAGTGCACGCACAGTCTGGCCCTAACGGTCGCTCAGGGGAGGACAGCTCTGAGGAGGAACCCCTGGGTGGTTTGGGGACTCCCTCCAACACCGTACCTCCGCCTGGGGATTAAAGTGTGGCCAGCAAGTGGGTCCGCCCTGGGATGGTGTACAAAACCTACCCCACGGTTCCTGGGTCAGAGCTGAACAGAGAGAAGAATAGCCCAGCCAGGAAGGAAGCCTGAAGACCACAAGATAACTGGACCCCAggggctccctctctccccagtcAGCCAGCTGCAGGGCGGGGCGGGCACCCTGAATGGAGAGTGGAGACCGCAGGGTCCCACAGAGGCAGGTCGAATCCCAGCTCCGCCGGGTCCCCTAGGTAACCTTTGACAGCCATcctgtaacagagaagaacaaacccgACTCCATGTGGGATCTGTGCCCTCagctctaacctttgtgctctgtgcTTAATCATGTTGCCTCTTCACCTGGGTACCGGAATGTcacctatagcctgaaatatacataacagccctttctcaaggctctgcctcccaggcttgacctttaaaggtaAAACCCTTTTCATTCACATAGGGATAAAAAGTTGCACAATAGAGAATAACACTTGTCTTGTTGGAAGTTTGCAGCAACGCGGTGACTAGACCTGCGTGGAAGGCTGCAAGAACAAAGGTCTGGGTCTGGCGGCACTAAGAAGTTTGAGGCAAacaaccacaccccctccccttttagaaTAAAAGAAGCCCGAATTCTAACTCGGGTAAGATGCttctttgggacacgagtccaccCTCTCCTGTGTCTGCTGGCTTTCCCAATAAAGCCGCTATTCCTGCCCCAACctgtctctcgatttattggcctgttgtgtggcCAGCAGTATGATCTTGGATTCAGTAACAACATTTTGAGCCTTGGTTTGTTCCTCCAGAAAATGGGTAAAATTATACCCGTCTCATTTAGATATACTgttataaaataatttccaagatatagccttcacttaaaaaaaaaaaagccagctgggCAAGGTGTAAATTCGCCTTTGTGTTAAAAATGTGCTTAAATGTACAGAGAACATTCTGGAAAACACCTAAGAATGTGTTAAACATGGATAGTGCCACACAAAAGGGGGAGAATCTTCTGTGCTGTCTGATTTTAAAAACCtactgcagggacttccctggcggtccagtggttaggacttcaccttccattacagggggtgcgggttcaatccctggtcagggagctaagatcccacatgcctcctggccaaaaaaccaaaacataaaacagaggcaatatggtaacaaattcaataaagacttaaaaaaaaaaaaatggtccacagcaagaaaatattaaaaaaaattaaaaccggCTGcaggtattatatttttatgaaaatgtatTGAATAAGTTTATTTAATACATTTGTTAACGTGTAGCTGAtgacaaaaacaatttttttgctggagaaaagcaaaaaagatagaaaaggaaCTTCTACCTTTCAAGAGTTGTGAAATCTGCACGCACCACATACCGCACTTGCGCCGTCACCTGTCTTTTCAAGTACCCGAGGCTGGTCTGTGATTAAGCGGCCTGGGAGCTCTTGTCGCTGAGCAGGAACCCTGGTGGCCTGCTGCTGGGCGGGTTGCAGGATTGATGCCCAGGCCTGTTGACCCTGCCCTCCAGCCCCACGCTGAGCCTTTATCCTTTTCTCCCAGCCAGGCTAACACAGGCATTGACATGGCCCTGCTCCCTGACAGAGAGGTATTCACAGGCAACTGGAATCTGCTACCACCGCTGGCTTGCTACCAAAAAGGTGGGGTCGGAAGCAGCCTCTCCCCTTTGGGATGGTCGACGCTCTGGGGGCTGTACCATCTTGTGCTGAGGAGAAGCAGGTGGGGCCGGACCTAGAGGGAAGGGCTCCCCAGACAAACAGAATCCGGAGTGCCTGTGTAAACACAGGGGTATAAATGAGTCTTCTCGGCTGACGTGGCATGTTCTCTGAGCCGACGGGTCCCCAGAGCCCGCCTGTgaccatggaggccagaaagtTCTGGCTGCTGGTGATGGTCCTGGCCTTGGTGTCCTCCAGCTCGACTGGGCAGTACGTGGGCCTGTGTGAGTACCGCTCTGACCTCCTCCCACtcagcagggaggaggaggggccgggTGGCGGGGTGGAAGCACATGACGAGGGGACGGGACGTGGAAGAGCCAGGCTGGGGGCTTCCTGTGGCTTGAGGAGAGTGACCAGGCcccttaataatttaataattgccACCTACCAGACACACACATTTTCTCTCAACAGCTCTACAAATTGGGTCttgctgtccccattttacagacaaggaaactgaggctcaaaaagttTATAACTGACCCTCTCGGGCAGTGTGGAAAtcaggattggaacccaggtccACCTGGCTGGCAGCCAACACCGAAGCCCACTATCCTACTGCCTTCCTTGCTGGAGATTTCCGAATTACAATATAGGTCTTTGTGCATTATTCTGGCACATtcgcaaaacaaaaagaaaagacaaatgaaaacgatcacttccagaacattttcaataCCTACAAACATAGTTTTCATTTAGCCATTGCACTGCAGTTCCAATGGAACGTGGCTGCTCCATTAACCAGAGTGTGAAGAAGTTAGGGTGTGGCCGTTATCTACTGAGAGGTCTCAAACTTGTCACCCATCAGAATCGCCTGGAAGATTTTAACACTCTTAAAGCCCAGGATATGCCAACTATATCAGAGAGTCTCTGGGTGGGAGGAGGTATCAATGGTTTTTCAAGATCCCCGGCTGATCCCAATGTGAGCAAAGTTTGCGAAGCAGTGGAATAAGGAATTATGAATTGGCAGCCATAGAAGAGGATCTGAGATTTCACGTGATTTCTATTTTCCTAAGGAAAAATCCAGTTTAAGAAATAAGGCAAAGTGGACTTTTGCTGAACTTCAGACATGAAGACTTACTTGGAAAATGAATATTAGAGGCCCAAGGATGTACAGGGAAGGTTTGACAGGGGGGTAGGGAGAttcagaaaagaagcagaaaatagcacgcattgtgatttcctcttttgaATGCCCgccttcttcttttgttttaaggGGGAGATTTTGTTGATAAGACAACGAAGGGGAACATTGTTTCCGGGTTCAGGGGCCCTGGATTTCCATGGGTACCTGCCAGCTGGAAGGAATCCAGGCCCTATTGACTTCCTGACAGGGTGCTAGGAGCACCCAAGTGAGAAGCACCAGGCAGCCAGCCAGATCTCCTACAGAACATTTCCCTTTAAACATTTACAGGGAGAGTGTCCTCGACACGCAGACAAGCACAGGTTATGGGAGGGGTGAGATCACAGCCTTTGAActcaggagctgggggagggtgcAGACCTGCAAAGTGCAGCCAGTAGACCAACCCCAAGCCAGCAAGGGCTCTGACTGGGCTTTGTTTGGGACAGCGCCGAACCAGTGCATGGTCCCGGCCAAGGACAGGGTAGACTGCGGCTACCCCGAGGTCACCCCCGAGCAGTGCAACAATCGTGGCTGCTGCTTCGACTCCAGCATCCACGGGGTGCCCTGGTGCTTCAAGCCCCTGCAGGAAGCAGGTGAGTCAGCCCCACGTGCACGGGGGACCTTCCCGGGCCCCCAGGAAGCCTCACACACCTGGGCCCTGGGTGGGACCCCCTGCGCCACGGCTGTCAGTTGGCCAAGGAGGTCTCTGCAAACTCTAATCATTTCAGAAAGGTGTTCAAAGTCGAGGCCCTATGGAGAGGGAACTAGTTTAAAAATTACTCTGGAGAGAAATGGACAATACGTAGGTTTGGAAAGCTGGGCGGATTTCAAGGTCCTTTTCAGCACACGACCCCTGCAGAGTCTCTGTCCTTTGCGACTGGCGACATGCTCTCGGCCGGGCTGGAGTCCTGGCACCTCTCCCCGCCCTGCCatcccccgccctgcccccagcACGAGGTGCTCACCCCTCCATCGCTGGAGCGGTGGGGTGCAGGACGGCCCCTGGGGAACCGCGTGTCAGGAGCAGGCTGTGCACGGGGGATTTGCTGTCTTGGCTCCATGCCTCACCCATCACACGGGGGGCGTGGAGGTGGCCGTGAGCCATCTGGCAGCCCCGGTGCCAGCTCACCGTCTAAGATGAACGTAGCTACCTAAGGCCCCTTCCTGGAATGAGCACCCGGGGGGCCACTCTTGCCCTTCGTCCCCAGATAACAACAAAGGAGGCCGCATCTCAGCCTGATCCCGGCTCCCTAATCAGCACGGGGCCCCTGCCCACTGTCCAGGggctcctccccttcccagcaAACCCGGGCAGAGGTCCAGATAAGGCTCTGGGCCCAGGAGGGAGGGTCACCCCTGCGCTGGCCGTCCCCACTCTGCCGGCTCCTCGGCCTGCGACGACACTTCCTTGAACTCTGGCAGTGGCCCTGCCTGGGCCCGTCTCCGGTGCCATCTGCCCCTACAACCTGGGTCCCCGTGGGGCATGTGGTTATTCTCCCACGAGGGTCGGGGGAAACTCAACCCTTCCCCAGGGACTTGGTGTGGAAAGCAGCAAACGGCGCTGACCTTGGAGCCTGTCTGGACCTGCAGAAGCGGGGCAGCGGGTGGGCAGGGATGAGACGGCTCAGGGTAACGCGTGTCTGTGCTTTGTTTCCAGAATGCACCTTCTGAGGCCATGCTGCTGCCCGACAGGTGGGAGGGGGACTCTGCCTGGTGCTAGAGCCTCTCCTGTTCTATCACCTGCTCCCGGCAAGCGCCGCCCCTAATGTGCGAGGCCTGATGCCTTAAAGAATAAAGCTCCCGTACTCAGCATGAGGACACGTCTTCAGTCCTGAGACTTCCTGCTGTTGTGTTTTATTTCTGCCGAGTCACTCTCTCCCTTCTCAGCATTTCACAGACGGGGGCGGCGGAGGGTGTCTGAGCATCTCCCAGCAGAGGGTCTCCCccaggcctggggaggagggaagggcccCAAAGTACCTCCCTAGCTGTGAGGGTGCAGCAAACCTCACATCTAGTGCTGACCTGACGGGGAGGGCAAGCCACCTTCTAAGTGTCACTTGAGAAACACCGTTTCAAATGTAagttccaaaagaaaaaagattattaaTGTCTTTCTTGGCGAAGAGAAAGCCAATAAAACCATCTTACCAATTGGCACTTTTTGGTATTTCTTTGTAAGTCGAGTTTACCATCTGTGACAGCTTGGGTGGCcttcttttgcttctttcctcTGAAAATGGATGCAGCTTTGTGGATAAATGAGCAAGTGTCACCACGAACGCTCATGAAGTCTTAGTAACCCCGAGATGGAGAGTTGTCCCCTCCCTCACTCTTGGGGACACGCAGCTCTCCACGGACACCGGGAGGGTCTCCAGCCGTCCACGCTGAGTGTCCTGCTCTCCTTCTGCTGACAGGACTCTGTTAAGGTTGCACAGACGATTCTACTGATTCTACCGCAGGGCTTGTTTACGCCGCAAGGGGGCCAGAAAGCAGCGCAGCCTCCGGAGTGGGGGGTTCCTGGGTCTGAGCCATCCTTCCCGCTGGAAAAGAGACACTGGCTCCTTTTCGAAACAAAAGGCTTTGTTTTTAAGCTTGCACTTTGGGCCAGGTCTCTCGAGTGAGATGCTATGAACATCCTAGAAGTGAGATATTATTACCTTTGTTGTAGGATAAGTAACTCATCTCAAAGCCCCCGCTGAGGGGACACCACCCCAGAGGCCCCAGCATCCCAGGCCCCTGCACCCGCCCTTCTGGATGGAGCTCGAGGCCCAGGGGAGCTGCTATCTCCCCTCACAGACGCTGCTGCCACCACCCACCCGTCACTCCCGTGGTCAGATCTGAGCCACTGCTTCTGTGTCAAGGCCACCGACACCATCAAGGGAGACggtcctcaccccccacccccaggccccagACGGCGGCTTCTGTTCCCTTGCTGGCTGTTCAGGGCCCCGTCTTGAGAGTGTGCTTCCCGGGGGACTTGGGAAGACCCCAGGCCAGACTCAGACACCGGAGCGACCTTCATCCCTGCTCAGGAGAATCGTCCACaggtgggaggatggggaggtgggCCTTAATCTTCCCGTCCTGGGGCGCACACATCTCTCCCCAACCTTCGCTCCGTTGTTCGTGCAGGGGGCAGGGTGGGTCGTCGTGCAAGCCGGGCCCCGTGTGCCCTGGGGTCCCGGTGAACGGGAATACCAGCCCCTCCCCAAAGCCAGTGCTTCACAAGTGGTTGAAGCAATGGACGTGGATGTTAGAATCACCCAAGGAGTTTTCAAAAATCTCAGAGTCTGGTGATTAGGTCAGGGTGTCTAGGGCGGAGCACAGCCCCAGTGATGTCCAGCCAGGCAGAGAAGCTGGGCACGCCCATCTGTGCAGGGCAGACACCTGACAATGGATGTGAAGTGAGTTGTGAGGGGCTGTGACATTGGGAAGGACGAGGTCTCCAGAGACTGGCCTGACCAGGCAGACGCTGACCCAGGCTCTGAGACTTTCACTCTCCAGCTTGCGGTAAAAGTGAAATAAGTAAAACCGGTGGCTCACTTGTCCCCTGAGCCATGAAGACCACAGACATGTGGGCACCCCGCCAGGCCACTTTTATAAAAATTACGTTAAAATATCGTTACTGAGTTATGGGCACCCCCTTCGATCCCAGGCCTCGCCCTAACCACACGGTGTGGGAGGCTGTGGTAGTCTCATAAATGTGCTCACAGACCACCATCAGGCCGGACCACCCTGACCACGACGGAGACGGACACAAGCAAGCCTTCTTCCCCGTCCGACCTGGCCCAAACCTCAGCGACCATCAACACCCCGTGCTGGCTGACCTGAGTGATGATGGCTTCCTGCAATCCCAGCGGTAGCCTGGCTTCAAGCCATCCACCTCCTAGATAAGATTTATTAAGATACCCCACCCCCCAGCTACCTTGCCTGCTGACAGCATGCGCAAGGCTGAGCAAAGCTGACCCCCAGTGTCCACCGATTAAGGGAAAACTTCATCTTTGCagagaattttgtattttttctcattctcttttctcttgtgGTTAAGTCTAACCCAAGGCATGGCCCAGTGCCCTTCATTTTCCGCCTCCAGAGATGTCCTCTGGGCCcggtgggtggggagagagagaggcgggCGTCTCAGGGAAGCGCCCTGTCTCCCCCTAAAAATACTGAAAGAGCCGCTCACCCTCCTTTAGTGCCCACCGCCGCAGCCCTGCGGGGTTTTACACATTTGACTTCCTTTAATTCCCACAGCAGCCCTGCAAAGTACGGATGATCATCTCCATTTTTGCAAGTGAACaagcagaggcacagagaggttaggtcagGACCCCAGGGTCACACGCAGTGCAGGGAGATCTGGTTCCAGCGTCCGAAGACACTCACCCACCCCAGCAGCTCTGAGCTCTCACAGTAGAGGGGGCTCTTTCTCCGTTCCCAGCCTGGACACCAGACGGGGCAGCCtccgggtggaggggaggggaagatgcGCGGGGGTGGCAGGCGGCTCCAGTGCCCTCAGGTCAGTGAGGACCCCGGTCTGCTGTGTATCCTGCCAAAGAGAGCTGGAAGCAACCCCGCTGAACCCGCAGGTTCCAGAAGGGTCTGGGAGGGTGTCCCATCGGGACCCCACCTCGGTACGCGCCAGCCTGGCGGGGGGGCTTGCGGAGGTCCACACAACCCTGCCCAGCATGGAAGCCCGGACCCCAGCAAGCCCCAGCTCGCTCAGCAGGGAATGGGATGGAATTTGCCCCAAAGTGCCTGGGTGGGGATTTTAAGTTCAGCAATAGAGAAAACTCAAGTCACTGATGTGCACATCGCAAATGAATTTTGGGGTGAGGCTGAAACACGTGTGTACCACATTTTGTGGGTCTGCCCTAACGGTGTGGCTGCCTCTCGTTTCACCCTTTGGGCAGACACACAAAGGGTCTGCATGAAGCCCAGC
Coding sequences:
- the TFF3 gene encoding trefoil factor 3 yields the protein MFSEPTGPQSPPVTMEARKFWLLVMVLALVSSSSTGQYVGLSPNQCMVPAKDRVDCGYPEVTPEQCNNRGCCFDSSIHGVPWCFKPLQEAECTF